Genomic window (Terriglobia bacterium):
GGAGTGGAAGAGGTGGTAGCTGGGATCTGGGGAGAGGTGCTGGGACGAGAGGAGATAGGGCGGGAAGAGAACTTTTTTGAGTTGGGGGGACACTCGCTGCTGGCGACGCAGGTGATGTCGCGGATACGAGGAGCGCTGGGCGTCAGGATGAAAGTCCGCACATTGTTCGAGACACCCCGTTTGTGTGATTTTGCTCAATTGGTCCTGAAAGCAAGGAGAAAGTCTGATCGGCTCGCTTTTGGCGAAATCGATCTTCTGCCTTCGCAGCAAACTAGGGCGCTTTCTTCGGCGCAAAAAAGATTGTGGTTCATGCAGTCGGTTTCACTAAAAGCCGCACAATGGCATATTCCGATCGTTCTACATCTTGAAGGCCTTCTGAATTCCATGGCGTTGAAGCAGGCTTTCAGCGACTTGGCGCATCAACAGGAATTGCTGCGGACCACCATTCATCAAGAGAATGGCGAGCCTATCCGGACCCTCTTGCCGGAGAACAGCCTCGTGATCATGGACGTCACTGCCGAGGCCGCTGCGATACAAGGTTCGGATTGGAAAAAACTGATCGAGCAAATTGCAGACACACCTTTCCGGTTTGGGACCGATCCACTGGCCCGGGCAGTGCTGTTGCGATATTCGGAGCAAAATCATTTTCTTGTTGTGGTTTTGCACCATCTGGTAGCCGATGGCTGGTCTGTTCCTGTGCTGCTGAACGGGATAAGCCATGCGTATAGCGCCAGGAGCGAGGGGAAAGACGCTGGTTTGCCGTCTCTGCGTGTGCAATTCTCTGATTTCGTGCGATGGGAAGAGCAATGGCTTGCGAGTCCTCTCCAGGGCGCGCAGCTTGATTACTGGGAGCAGAAATTGCACCTGCTTCCCGATCTCCGATTGCCGCTCGCGCCTCCGATCAGCGGCTCTTCTTCAGGTCCGGCAAATCTGGCGATTATGCTGCCCGAAGAGATAGGCCGGGAAATTGCAGCATGCAGCCGGCAGTATGGCGTAACGCAATTCAGCATTTTGCTTGCCGCCTGGCAAGCCGCGCTCGCCCGCATCTCCGGCCAGAACGATTTTGCCGTTGCTGTTCCTGTTTCAGCCCGCTCACACCTGGAAATCGAAGGCCTGGTGGCCCCTTTGTTGAACACCGTGCTGATCCGCACTGCGGTTGATGCGACAGTTTCGGGGCGGATCTTGATACAGCGCACCCATGAAACTCTGCTGGAGGCGTTTGATCATCAGGATGTTCCGTTTCAGAATGTCGTCGAACAGGTACGTCCTCGCCGCAAGGCGGAAACTTCGCCGATCTTCCGGACGATGGTGGCATTAAACAGCCGTCCCACGCTCAACCAACCCCCATCCCTGCCCGACCTTCAGGTGAAACCAATCAGCACGGGTGCACCGGTGCTTGAGGCGGACCTGATTCTCTCTCTTGCACAAAGCGGTAACGGGTATTCGGGCCTGCTGGAATTTGACGCGGAAAAATTCGACCGTGAAGCCGTCGTCAGTTTTGCAAGGATGTTTCAAGATGCTTTGACTTCTATTCTCAAGACGCCGGATCTCGGAATATTCAGCGCGCCGCCTCCTGTGAGCGAATTGCCGGAGTTTCTGGCGCACGAGCCGGCTTCACATTCAGGCAGCATGATCGTGGAGCGAATACGCGAGCACGGCAGAACCAGACCGGAAGCGCCGGCGCTGCGTCAACGCGAGCAGGTTGTAAGCTACGGCGCTCTTTGTCATCAAGTCGATGAACTATCGGCACGCCTGAAAAGGAAGGGCGTTGGCCGCGGTTCAATTGTGGCGCTTCAAATGCCCAATTGCCCTGAGTTGGCGGCATGCTTGCTGGCAGCGCTTTGCGTCGAAGCAAGTTACACCATACTTCAGCCCGGACTTTCTGACGAAGAAGTACGGACATGCCTGGAAAATATAAATGCCGGTTTCCTGGCGACTGTAAGCGACGGCACAATCAGGTTGAACGAGTGCAGCCCTGCTTTTTGGCGCACCGCCGGCGCTGTTCAACAGACTGGAATGGAATCCGCAGAGCGCGAAGATGTAGCGCCTCGCAAAGGCGATCGCGCTGGACGGAGGCGCTTGAGCCGCCTGATCAGCCCCACGAATGCGCTCAATCAGCTTATTGACGGCATATTGCGGGAGTGCAGCTTCACCAGCGCGGATGACCTTCTTCTGATCACGCCGGCCGTTCAGGATGGCGGTGTCTATTCGCTTTTGGCGGTCTTGTCGGCGGGTGGTTCGATCCAAATGACGGATGGATGGGACACGAGCCTTCCGCCGCAATCGGCGGATGGTCTGCTGCGTGCCACTGTGGCCGCCGCACCCCTGGCGCACTGGGGTGAATTGTCCCGTAAATTTAAGGAACATCGTTCGCTCCGGTTCATCATTCTTGAAGGCGAAAGCCTGCTGCCGTCACTGAACGCTGCATGGCTGAAAGAGAGCAAAGTGCGGCTGTTGCAGCGGATAGGACATTCTGGGCTTCTGGTGGAACTGGCAGCGTCAGGGGCTACTCCTTCACGTCCAGTTTCCGAATATGACAGGACCGGCAGGCTTTTATTGCCGCCAGAGGCATTTGTTCTTGGTCCGGACTTGCAGCCATGTAAGCCGGGAGTGATCGGCGAATTGTACTTGCGGTCTGACGCAAGCACGACAGCACCATTCGCCGTAGAAGATTGCGTGCCGAACCGGTTAAACACGGAGCCGGGACTGTTCCTGCTGAAAACAGGCGAGATGGCATATCTTCGAAGCGGTGGTGATTGCTACCTGGTAGTCAGGAAATGCGAACAGCGGCTGGCCCAGGGCAGGCTCGTGGATTTGCTCCAGATGGAAAATGCGTTGTTGTTGCATCGGGAGGTGAAAGATGCAGCTGCCCTCATGGTGCTGAAGGCAGATCGGCCGGCACTTATGGCTTTTGTCGTTTGCCGGGGAGAGACGAAAATTGGCCGTCGCGCAGCTGTAGATTTCCTGCAGGACCTGATTCCCGAATCGATGCTGCCCGACGATGTGATTGTCCTTGAAGATCTCCCTCGCACCGGCGACGGCCTTGTCGATCGCGATGCGTTGGCAGCTATCGGCATGGAAGCGGCTGAATGGGCCATTCAGCCGCCGGAGACCGGAACAGAAGAACTGGTGGCAACATTCTGGGAAGAAATCCTTGAACGATCCAGCATTGGCCACGGGGAAAACTTTTTTGATGCAGGCGGAGAGTCCCTGTCCGCGCTTCGACTGGCGCTTCGCATAAAAGAGGTGTTTGGAGCTGAAATTGAAGTGAACGCCTTGTTTGAGTCTCCAACAATTCGCGGCATGGCCGGCCTGATTGAGCAGGCCATTGCGTCGGCGCCGGCGCCCATGCCCGAATGGGAAACAGCAAAGCAGCGTGAAGAAAAAGCTGTTCCCTCCTTTGCCCAGGAGCGCCTCTGGTTCGTTCACGAGTTGGCGCAGGGAGGCGCCCAATACAATGTACCGCTGGCGCTTCGATTGGAAGGAGAGTTGGACGCCGACGCGCTGGAGCTCAGCCTGCGATACATCGTGCGGCGGCATTCCGTCCTGCGCAGCATGTTCTCGGCGGACGGCCAGGGCGGTGTAGCGGTTGAGATCAGCCCTGACGACAATCTGGAGTTTGCCAGAAAAGACCTTCTTCATGTTGCCGAGGCGGCGCGGTTGAGCGCCGTTGCGGATTGCCTCCAAGAGGAAGTACAGCGAGCATTCCATCTGGATGAGCCGCCCCTGGTGCGAGCGCTTCTCCTGCGCACAGCTCCCGCCGAACACTACGTGGCAGTCACAATCCATCACATTGCGTGCGATGGCTGGTCAGCTACTATCCTGGCACGCGAATTAAGCCATGCATATGCCGCTTATGTCACAGGAGCCGAACCCCGCCTTCCCGAGCTACAGGCGGACTACTATGAGTATGCGGCGTCGCAGCGCCGGCGATTGCGTGGAGAGTTTCTAAAGGCTCAATTGGACTATTGGCGGCAGCAACTGCGAGACATTGAAGTCTTACGCCTGCCTTCGCGACCGGCAAAGCCGCAGTATCATGGCGGGAAGTGCAACCTTCTGCTCGGGACCGGCCTGGCCGCCGGCTTGCGGCGGATTGCGCGCGAAGAGACCGTTACCTTATTTATGGCGCTTCTGGGCGGATGGAAGCTGCTGCTTGCGCGTTACACATCTCAAAATGACATTGCGGTTGGCGCCCAGGTTTTCAACCGTCCCAAAAAAGAATTGGAACAGCTTGTAGGATTGTTTTTGAACACCCTGGTGCTGCGCACCAGATTGAACTTCCAAAATAATTTTCGCCAGCTGCTTCAGGATATCCGGCGCACCTGTCTGGGAGCATACGCGCATCAGGACGTACCTTTTGAACAACTGGTGCAGGAAATCGCACCTACGCGTGATGTTGCCATCCATCCTCTGTTTCAAACGATGTTCGGCCTGCAGAACGCCCCGAAGCAGCCGCTGAATCTGGATGGGCTGCGGGTTTCGGAAGTCGCAGCCGAGACCGGCACGGCGAAGCTGGATCTTGCTCTGCAAGCCATCGTGGTAGATGAGGACATATCGCTTTCACTGGAGTACAGCAGTGAAACCTTTACCTCGCGGCAAGCGCATGAGTTGCTGGCTTCTTATCGGGAACTGCTCCAAACACTCATTCACAGAGCCGAGGAACCGCTGGCGAGCATCTTCTCCGCCAGCCTGCAAAGCACGAAGGACGAAGCCATTCCGGATGAGGCATGGGCTGGAATGCCCGAAGCGGATCTTGCGAGACAAACCGTGGGGTCATTATTTGCCCATGTTTGCTCGATCTGCGCTAAGCGGACGGCAATCTCGGTATCAGGCGTATCTCTCACCTACGAAGATCTGCTGCGGAATTCACGGTTGATCTCCGCGGCGGCCGCTCAGACCCGCGGCGTCAAAAACGGCAGAATCGCAATCCTATGCGAACCGCGCAGTCCAGCGATGCTGGCCTGCGTCATGGGCGCGCTCCTGGCCAACAAAACATACGTTCCACTGGATGCTTCCTGGCCGGTGAATCGGATTCGCACCATTCTTGCCGATGTAGAGCCTGCGGCCCTCCTTTTCGATGAAAATTGCCGTGCTATTGCCGCTTCTCTCGCTGACCATGGATCAGGAATGCTGGACCATGCCGCCATCATTCAAGGCGCCGCTCCGGCAGGGGCCGATGTGGCGGTCGATCCGGATCAACTCGCCTATGTGTTGTACACTTCGGGCTCAACCGGGACGCCCAAAGGAGTGATGCAAAGTCACCGGAACCTGCTGCGGCATATCCGGAATTATGCAAATGGCCTGCGTCTGGACAGCAATGACAGAATGTCATTGTTCCCATCGTATTGTTACGATGCGGCGATCATGGATATTTTTGGCGCACTGCTGACCGGGGCGTCGCTTCATCCTCTGGATCCATCCGCGTTGACCGCCGACGAAATGGCGGAACGGATTCGGCGCGAACGGCTGACCATACTGCACATGACTCCGACCGTGTTTCGTCATCTGATGCTGGCGGCGGACGCCGCACAACTGACAAGCGTACGCGCTGTGGTGCTTGGCGGCGAGGAAACAGGAACGGACATCGTGCCGTTGTTCCGCCAGCGGTTCTCGACAGACTGTCTGCTGGTGAACGGGCTGGGGCCGACGGAATGCACCCTTGCCTTGCAGTACTACTACACGACGACACACGAGCGCACAGGCAAGCTTCCGGTTGGGCGTCCGGTGCCCGGGATTTCGCTCACATTGGTGGATGCCGAGGGCCGACCCGGCGGATTGGAAGGAGAGATAGTTTTATGCGGGGAGCAGATCGCGCTGGGATATTGGCGTCGTCCTGATCTTACCGGCGCGTCGTTTCGTCCCGCGGAAGGCGGCAGGCGCGCTTATCATACGGGAGACCTGGGCCAGGTTCTGTTAGATGGGAACATCGGTTATGCCGGCCGCAAAGACTCCCAGATAAAAGTTCAGGGCTCCAGAGTTGAGCTGCGCGAGATCGAAGTGGCCATATTGAGGATAGAAGGGATCAGCGCGGCGGCTGTATTGGTGGAAGATGACAACACGGAAAAACAGTTGCACGCCTTCTTT
Coding sequences:
- a CDS encoding amino acid adenylation domain-containing protein: MVAGIWGEVLGREEIGREENFFELGGHSLLATQVMSRIRGALGVRMKVRTLFETPRLCDFAQLVLKARRKSDRLAFGEIDLLPSQQTRALSSAQKRLWFMQSVSLKAAQWHIPIVLHLEGLLNSMALKQAFSDLAHQQELLRTTIHQENGEPIRTLLPENSLVIMDVTAEAAAIQGSDWKKLIEQIADTPFRFGTDPLARAVLLRYSEQNHFLVVVLHHLVADGWSVPVLLNGISHAYSARSEGKDAGLPSLRVQFSDFVRWEEQWLASPLQGAQLDYWEQKLHLLPDLRLPLAPPISGSSSGPANLAIMLPEEIGREIAACSRQYGVTQFSILLAAWQAALARISGQNDFAVAVPVSARSHLEIEGLVAPLLNTVLIRTAVDATVSGRILIQRTHETLLEAFDHQDVPFQNVVEQVRPRRKAETSPIFRTMVALNSRPTLNQPPSLPDLQVKPISTGAPVLEADLILSLAQSGNGYSGLLEFDAEKFDREAVVSFARMFQDALTSILKTPDLGIFSAPPPVSELPEFLAHEPASHSGSMIVERIREHGRTRPEAPALRQREQVVSYGALCHQVDELSARLKRKGVGRGSIVALQMPNCPELAACLLAALCVEASYTILQPGLSDEEVRTCLENINAGFLATVSDGTIRLNECSPAFWRTAGAVQQTGMESAEREDVAPRKGDRAGRRRLSRLISPTNALNQLIDGILRECSFTSADDLLLITPAVQDGGVYSLLAVLSAGGSIQMTDGWDTSLPPQSADGLLRATVAAAPLAHWGELSRKFKEHRSLRFIILEGESLLPSLNAAWLKESKVRLLQRIGHSGLLVELAASGATPSRPVSEYDRTGRLLLPPEAFVLGPDLQPCKPGVIGELYLRSDASTTAPFAVEDCVPNRLNTEPGLFLLKTGEMAYLRSGGDCYLVVRKCEQRLAQGRLVDLLQMENALLLHREVKDAAALMVLKADRPALMAFVVCRGETKIGRRAAVDFLQDLIPESMLPDDVIVLEDLPRTGDGLVDRDALAAIGMEAAEWAIQPPETGTEELVATFWEEILERSSIGHGENFFDAGGESLSALRLALRIKEVFGAEIEVNALFESPTIRGMAGLIEQAIASAPAPMPEWETAKQREEKAVPSFAQERLWFVHELAQGGAQYNVPLALRLEGELDADALELSLRYIVRRHSVLRSMFSADGQGGVAVEISPDDNLEFARKDLLHVAEAARLSAVADCLQEEVQRAFHLDEPPLVRALLLRTAPAEHYVAVTIHHIACDGWSATILARELSHAYAAYVTGAEPRLPELQADYYEYAASQRRRLRGEFLKAQLDYWRQQLRDIEVLRLPSRPAKPQYHGGKCNLLLGTGLAAGLRRIAREETVTLFMALLGGWKLLLARYTSQNDIAVGAQVFNRPKKELEQLVGLFLNTLVLRTRLNFQNNFRQLLQDIRRTCLGAYAHQDVPFEQLVQEIAPTRDVAIHPLFQTMFGLQNAPKQPLNLDGLRVSEVAAETGTAKLDLALQAIVVDEDISLSLEYSSETFTSRQAHELLASYRELLQTLIHRAEEPLASIFSASLQSTKDEAIPDEAWAGMPEADLARQTVGSLFAHVCSICAKRTAISVSGVSLTYEDLLRNSRLISAAAAQTRGVKNGRIAILCEPRSPAMLACVMGALLANKTYVPLDASWPVNRIRTILADVEPAALLFDENCRAIAASLADHGSGMLDHAAIIQGAAPAGADVAVDPDQLAYVLYTSGSTGTPKGVMQSHRNLLRHIRNYANGLRLDSNDRMSLFPSYCYDAAIMDIFGALLTGASLHPLDPSALTADEMAERIRRERLTILHMTPTVFRHLMLAADAAQLTSVRAVVLGGEETGTDIVPLFRQRFSTDCLLVNGLGPTECTLALQYYYTTTHERTGKLPVGRPVPGISLTLVDAEGRPGGLEGEIVLCGEQIALGYWRRPDLTGASFRPAEGGRRAYHTGDLGQVLLDGNIGYAGRKDSQIKVQGSRVELREIEVAILRIEGISAAAVLVEDDNTEKQLHAFFTANREMSGDEVRAKLAETLPRYMLPASLSQVPEIPIIPNGKVDRQKLLAGRVAASGARPFRLYRTWLERALVGIWEEVLNVRPISIDDDFFALGGRSLLVPRLLGTVLRTIGCRLPLSALFEAPTVERMAQLIATTKGQDQNSPLVPIQPSGKLTPLFLVHPLSGEVLSYRHLVAALGQKQPCYGLQDPTITSGTAPMESIEEMAAVYCKAIQTVLPDGPWLLGGWSYGGVVAFEMARQLTAAGGEVKSLLLIDSWAPGPDTRTTPLDDTSLLIYIADVGFNLVVPREALQGKSLEEQIALIAAEAGPDARLREFLSASLRREREIIGARRRCLRAYDPGQYEGAVTLFYAADEALQQERGIMRKSDLGWSGLCSRPLEIVDIPGTHRDIAFPPYVAELARQIQTRLSAATDSGVQTVSLL